One stretch of Tepidibacter hydrothermalis DNA includes these proteins:
- the larB gene encoding nickel pincer cofactor biosynthesis protein LarB: MDINNLKSLLLDIKEGKVDVDTALEDLKTLPFEDLGYAKVDHHRSIRNGYPEVIYCEGKTDEHIIGIVEKMYEKKSNILGTRAKKETYEKLKKIYPNCEYEELGRIIKIQNKPIENIGKGTIVVVTGGTSDIPVADEAYHTAKFLGNDVERLYDVGVAGIHRLLNNRDILMKARVIIAVAGMEGALPSVVGGLVDVPVIAVPTSVGYGANFNGLSALLTMLNSCASGISVVNIDNGFGAGYLSSMINKL; encoded by the coding sequence ATGGACATTAACAATTTGAAAAGTCTACTTTTAGATATAAAGGAAGGAAAAGTAGATGTAGATACAGCATTAGAAGATTTAAAAACGTTACCTTTTGAAGACTTGGGTTATGCCAAGGTAGATCATCATAGAAGTATTAGAAATGGGTATCCTGAGGTTATATATTGCGAAGGAAAGACTGATGAACATATAATAGGTATAGTAGAAAAAATGTATGAAAAAAAATCTAATATACTTGGAACTAGAGCAAAAAAAGAAACTTATGAAAAACTTAAAAAAATATATCCAAACTGTGAATATGAAGAATTAGGAAGAATTATAAAGATTCAGAATAAGCCTATAGAAAATATAGGTAAGGGAACAATAGTAGTAGTTACAGGAGGAACATCGGATATACCTGTAGCTGATGAAGCTTATCATACAGCTAAATTTTTAGGAAATGATGTTGAAAGACTTTATGATGTTGGAGTTGCTGGAATCCACAGACTTTTAAATAACAGAGATATTTTAATGAAGGCTAGAGTTATAATTGCAGTAGCTGGAATGGAGGGAGCTCTTCCGAGTGTTGTAGGAGGTCTTGTCGATGTTCCTGTAATAGCAGTTCCCACATCTGTAGGATATGGAGCTAATTTCAATGGATTATCAGCACTTCTTACTATGTTAAATAGTTGTGCTTCGGGAATATCTGTTGTGAATATAGATAATGGATTTGGGGCTGGATATCTTTCTAGTATGATAAATAAATTATAA
- the rocF gene encoding arginase, producing the protein MNVNLIGIPLFYGCDRKGPETAPDLLRNNGIESIISKHGYTVYDLGNLYVKPETDDNKFKSNTNMKYLDSIVDINTNLAHTVYSSLESNSFPFMLGGDHSLGLGSISGVSKHDDNFAVIWMDAHGDINTHETSESGNTHGMPLGACMGFGHEKLTNLYFKGQKVNPKNVFILGARDLDKGEMDLINQNDLNVYSPEDMKSKGLKEIVSSIINTLRQNNINRVHLSFDMDFIDSKFVPGTGTPVDSGFDIEETKTVLKEILESSLVKSIDFVEFNPNLDKDDTTLNLAIDLIDFMFENLK; encoded by the coding sequence ATGAATGTAAATTTAATAGGAATTCCTTTATTCTACGGATGCGATAGAAAAGGACCTGAAACCGCTCCCGATTTATTAAGAAATAATGGAATCGAATCTATTATAAGTAAACATGGTTATACCGTTTATGATTTAGGTAACCTTTATGTAAAACCAGAAACAGATGATAACAAATTTAAATCAAACACTAATATGAAATATCTAGATTCTATTGTAGATATAAATACCAATCTAGCTCATACGGTATATTCTTCACTTGAATCAAACAGTTTTCCATTCATGCTTGGAGGAGATCACTCTCTAGGCCTTGGTAGCATATCAGGTGTTAGCAAGCACGATGATAACTTCGCAGTTATATGGATGGATGCACATGGAGATATAAATACTCACGAAACATCTGAAAGCGGAAATACCCACGGTATGCCACTTGGAGCTTGTATGGGATTTGGTCATGAGAAATTAACTAACCTATATTTCAAAGGTCAAAAGGTAAACCCTAAGAATGTATTTATATTAGGAGCTAGAGATCTAGATAAAGGAGAAATGGATCTTATAAATCAAAATGATCTTAATGTTTACTCTCCTGAAGATATGAAATCAAAAGGTCTTAAAGAAATAGTATCTTCTATCATAAATACTCTAAGGCAAAATAATATAAATAGAGTTCATTTAAGCTTTGATATGGACTTTATAGATTCTAAGTTCGTTCCAGGTACAGGTACTCCAGTAGACAGCGGATTTGATATTGAAGAAACTAAAACTGTACTAAAAGAAATATTAGAATCTAGTTTAGTTAAATCTATAGACTTTGTAGAGTTCAACCCTAATTTAGATAAAGATGATACAACTTTAAATTTAGCTATAGACTTAATAGACTTTATGTTTGAAAACTTAAAATAG
- a CDS encoding SpoIIE family protein phosphatase, which yields MKLSINQLKESNTFLNNLFENITSAIFLVDKNVRIQEFNDTFKVLFNKQDSEILNGLCGNVIGCIYTVEEDEDCGNTSNCGKCCVRTAINRAFQDKENTLKQVMNRNFYIKDSSINKHLQFTTKHMTYNDEDMVLVILDDITEIENSKLELERNNKIIQNYNDKIKKELSIARNVQQSLIPYKTPIYNGVKLTAVYNPLYEVGGDLYDFINIDEDNVGIFISDISGHGIAAAMITTMVKAILETSKDLLYTPDKLMENINNKILNVAENMYLTAFYGVYNNKTREFTYIRCSHPYPLIIRDNEVVEIKESEGMMLGVFDGLEFKTHKIKLKQGDKILFYTDGLMETKNNSGCEFNNRVYEIINSRLDKNINEIIDDINEELVLFKEDQEYEDDICILGMQI from the coding sequence ATGAAATTATCTATAAATCAGCTGAAAGAGTCTAATACTTTTTTAAATAATTTATTTGAAAATATAACTTCGGCTATATTTTTAGTTGATAAGAATGTTAGAATACAAGAGTTTAATGATACGTTTAAGGTATTATTTAATAAGCAGGATAGTGAGATATTAAATGGGTTGTGTGGTAATGTTATAGGATGTATTTATACTGTTGAAGAGGATGAGGACTGCGGCAATACTTCAAACTGTGGTAAGTGTTGTGTAAGAACAGCAATAAACAGAGCTTTTCAAGATAAGGAGAATACTTTAAAGCAGGTTATGAATAGAAATTTTTATATTAAAGATAGTTCTATAAATAAACATCTTCAGTTTACAACAAAACATATGACTTATAATGATGAAGACATGGTACTTGTAATATTAGATGATATAACTGAGATTGAAAATAGCAAATTAGAGCTTGAAAGAAATAATAAAATTATACAAAACTATAACGATAAAATAAAAAAGGAATTATCTATTGCTAGAAATGTTCAGCAAAGTCTTATACCATATAAAACTCCTATATATAATGGAGTAAAATTAACAGCAGTTTACAACCCGTTGTATGAGGTTGGAGGGGATTTGTACGACTTTATAAATATAGATGAAGATAATGTTGGTATATTTATAAGTGATATATCTGGACATGGAATAGCTGCTGCTATGATAACTACAATGGTAAAGGCTATACTTGAAACTAGTAAAGATCTTTTATACACACCTGATAAGCTGATGGAGAATATAAATAACAAAATATTAAATGTAGCAGAGAATATGTATTTAACAGCTTTTTATGGAGTATATAATAACAAGACTAGAGAGTTTACATATATAAGATGTTCTCATCCATATCCATTGATTATAAGGGATAATGAGGTTGTTGAGATTAAAGAAAGTGAAGGCATGATGTTAGGGGTATTTGATGGATTAGAATTTAAAACGCACAAAATTAAATTAAAACAAGGAGATAAAATTTTATTCTATACAGATGGCTTAATGGAAACTAAAAATAATTCTGGGTGTGAATTTAATAATAGAGTTTATGAAATAATAAATAGTAGATTAGATAAAAATATAAATGAGATTATAGATGATATAAATGAAGAGTTGGTATTATTTAAAGAAGATCAAGAGTATGAAGATGATATATGTATATTAGGGATGCAAATATAG
- the groL gene encoding chaperonin GroEL (60 kDa chaperone family; promotes refolding of misfolded polypeptides especially under stressful conditions; forms two stacked rings of heptamers to form a barrel-shaped 14mer; ends can be capped by GroES; misfolded proteins enter the barrel where they are refolded when GroES binds) gives MAKEIKFAEHARRSLEKGVNKLADTVKVTLGPKGRNVILDKKFGSPLITNDGVTIAKEIELEDAYENMGAQLVKEVATKTNDVAGDGTTTATVLAQAIIREGLKNVAAGSNPILIRKGIQKSVEVSVAKLHENSRHIENKESIAQVAAISAGDEEVGKLIADAMETVGKDGVITVEESKTMLTELDAVEGMQFDRGYLSPYMVTDVEKMESVLDNPYILITDKKINNIQEILPVLEQIVQQGKKLLIVAEDVEGEALATLVVNKLRGTFEVVAIKAPGFGDRRKAMLQDIAILTGGQVISEEVGLDLKEAELSMLGRAATVKVTKETTTIVDGAGNEVEIKDRVNQIKVQIEETSSEFDKEKLQERLAKLAGGVAVIKVGAATETELKEKKLRIEDALNATRAAVEEGIVSGGGTALVSVIPAVEDLIETLEGEEQIGAKIIRKALEEPLKQIAVNCGLEGAVIVEMVKNSDVEIGFDALNENYINMIEAGIVDPTKVTRSALQNAASVAAVFLTTEAAVVDIKSDDPMPAMPGGMGGGMPMM, from the coding sequence ATGGCTAAAGAAATCAAATTTGCTGAACATGCAAGACGTTCATTAGAAAAAGGTGTTAATAAGCTTGCAGATACTGTGAAGGTTACTCTAGGACCAAAGGGAAGAAATGTTATATTAGATAAAAAATTCGGATCACCACTTATAACTAATGATGGTGTTACTATAGCTAAAGAGATAGAACTTGAAGATGCATATGAGAACATGGGAGCTCAGCTTGTTAAGGAAGTTGCTACTAAAACTAATGATGTAGCAGGAGATGGAACGACTACAGCTACAGTTTTAGCTCAAGCTATAATTAGAGAAGGATTAAAGAATGTAGCTGCAGGATCTAATCCAATACTTATTAGAAAAGGAATTCAAAAGTCTGTAGAAGTTTCTGTTGCTAAGTTACATGAAAATTCAAGACATATAGAGAATAAAGAATCTATAGCTCAGGTTGCTGCTATTTCTGCAGGAGATGAAGAGGTAGGTAAGCTTATAGCTGATGCCATGGAAACAGTAGGTAAGGATGGAGTTATAACTGTTGAAGAGTCTAAGACTATGTTAACAGAGCTTGATGCAGTTGAGGGTATGCAGTTTGATAGAGGATATTTATCTCCATATATGGTAACAGATGTTGAGAAAATGGAATCTGTTTTAGATAATCCATATATATTAATTACAGATAAGAAAATAAACAATATACAAGAGATATTACCAGTACTTGAGCAAATAGTACAACAAGGTAAAAAACTTCTTATAGTAGCTGAAGATGTAGAGGGAGAAGCTCTTGCAACTTTAGTAGTTAACAAATTAAGAGGAACATTCGAAGTTGTAGCTATTAAAGCTCCTGGATTTGGAGATAGAAGAAAAGCTATGCTTCAAGATATAGCTATACTTACTGGAGGTCAAGTTATATCTGAAGAAGTAGGACTTGATTTAAAAGAAGCTGAATTATCTATGTTAGGTAGAGCTGCTACTGTTAAGGTTACTAAGGAAACTACTACAATAGTAGATGGAGCTGGTAATGAAGTAGAGATTAAGGATAGAGTAAATCAAATAAAAGTTCAAATAGAAGAAACATCTTCTGAGTTTGATAAAGAAAAATTACAAGAAAGACTTGCAAAGCTTGCTGGAGGAGTAGCTGTAATCAAGGTTGGAGCTGCTACTGAAACTGAGCTTAAAGAGAAGAAACTTAGAATAGAAGATGCTCTTAATGCTACGAGAGCAGCTGTTGAAGAAGGTATAGTATCAGGTGGAGGAACTGCACTTGTTAGCGTTATACCTGCAGTTGAAGATTTAATTGAAACTCTTGAAGGTGAAGAACAAATTGGTGCTAAGATAATAAGAAAAGCACTTGAAGAGCCATTAAAGCAAATTGCTGTTAACTGTGGACTTGAAGGAGCAGTTATAGTTGAGATGGTTAAAAATTCTGATGTTGAAATCGGATTTGATGCTCTTAATGAAAACTATATAAACATGATAGAGGCTGGAATTGTAGACCCTACTAAGGTTACAAGATCAGCACTTCAAAATGCAGCATCTGTAGCTGCTGTATTCTTAACAACAGAAGCAGCTGTTGTTGATATTAAATCAGATGATCCTATGCCAGCTATGCCAGGTGGAATGGGTGGCGGAATGCCAATGATGTAA
- the groES gene encoding co-chaperone GroES has protein sequence MKIKPLADRVVIKKLEAEEKTKSGIVLPGSAKEQPQMAEVVEVGPGGVIDGKEIKMEVKIGDKVIFSKYAGTEVKLEGEEYTILRQNDILAIVE, from the coding sequence ATGAAAATCAAGCCATTAGCTGATAGAGTAGTTATAAAAAAATTAGAAGCAGAAGAAAAAACTAAAAGTGGTATAGTTTTACCAGGAAGTGCAAAGGAGCAACCACAAATGGCCGAGGTTGTAGAAGTAGGACCTGGTGGAGTTATAGATGGTAAAGAAATTAAAATGGAAGTTAAGATTGGAGATAAGGTTATATTCTCTAAATACGCTGGAACAGAGGTTAAATTAGAAGGCGAAGAGTATACTATATTAAGACAAAATGATATATTAGCGATTGTAGAATAG